Within the Musa acuminata AAA Group cultivar baxijiao chromosome BXJ2-9, Cavendish_Baxijiao_AAA, whole genome shotgun sequence genome, the region TTAACGGTGATGTTCTGGGAAATGGAGGCGTCGTTGCCGAGCCGCACGGCGTGGACGCCGTGAGGCACCGCGAAGAACATGCCACCGGGCTGCGGCCCGCCGGAAACGTACTCCACCAGGCCGTGGATGGTCCAGTATGGGAGGGAGTGCTTTCCCTGGATAACCGTCTTGTTGAGCTTGTCCTGCCTTGGGCTGATCTCGAAGTTGCCGTTGGCAAGGAACCCTGCAACAGATCAACGGAGACAAGCTTGAATAGCTACAAACTTAAAGAAGGAGATGTTGCTAAGGTCATTACCATCAAGTTCTAGAGACCCGAGAACACCGATGCAGAAGGAGAGAAGCAGGAGAAGCTGCAGGGAACCCATTTCCCTCCTCAGTAAAGCTGAGACAGTGCTACAGGTACTGTGAGAGCTATATTTATCTCAGAAGCCTGCGTTCAGATATCCCTCAAGCACAAAGCTAAAGCCCACCTACACGACTACTCCCTCATGCCTTGTCATCCGAGCCCATACCTTTCCTTGAGTTGTATGCTTGATCCGGAGGTACATGTCAACTGCGTCATTGATTCACCCTACTCTGTTGCAGTAAAAAGGAAGCAGAGGGTTGCAGAAATCACGTTGGCGATGGCAGAAGCCTGTCGGATTGCTGCAGAGTTCATCGAGACCTGCCTTCTTAAAAGGATGgcagaaatatatatatagttggatACAATTCATGTGGTTGCAAGTGGCTCACACACATCGGTTACATCAAAAGCTCACAAGAAAATAAGGCTCTGTCAGAGTCAGTCGACAGAGACCCGTACATCTGCAATGGACATGGGGATGTACATGACTTGGCTTATTTAACTCCAAGATTAGCAGCAAAGAACATGAACAAACAAATGGTGGAAACATGTTCTGAGCGACAATTCCGCTCTCCAGTCTCACCTCACAATCTTGGAAAGGAAGACAAGATTATGGATACTTGATCAGGTATTGAAGTTGGTACTTTGGGCACTATCTTGGAAGTATCGGGGCTTTTAGGAAGCTGCAGGTTGCTATAAGTGATCTGAAACAAGCAGATTCAATTCAATGCACATGAAACATCAAATCATCTGAATCTCTACGCTAACGAGCTCTTCTACAGACTACTCTCTCTCTGGGAGAAAGAGAAATCAAGCTGTCATCTTCTATATACTATCTGACTCTATTCCTTACCGTGTACTGAACCCAGCGGATAAGGTTGTGAAGGGCATCGAGGGATTCCTCTTCGTCACGTCAGATTGGATCGGATGGGACTAAGAAAACCCAACGAAAAAGAAATCAGCTTCCTGGGGAAGACGAGAACAGCGGAGAGGGAATAGTTAGAGTCCGCCTCCCTCGCCGCCGACGATGGCGATGCTGCAGAGCAGCTGGGCGTGGAGTCGCCGCCAGTGCTTCGGCAAGCAGGAACAGGCGCACGTGGTGGCGGTGGCAGGCCACCGACTTGACTGCGGTCAATGCAGTCCTTGAGATTCATGTAGGCATCCTATTGGCGTCATCAAGCTTCTCACACGGTCGTTGATCAAAGAACCTTTTGTCGCTTTAGTCATGGCTATTACAGTGGTATTTACATTGATATACCAGTAATAGAATCAATATTGATCTGCACTACTTTTGATGCAATATAATTGAACATGATCTCTGCCGTCCATAACGATCAAAAGATCGATCGTGGTAATGAGAATGTCTCCTACGATCCACTTAACAATCTTATGGTTTTAGATATTgtcaaaattattatatttgcTTAAAGGAATAAAAGAGAGAGAGCAGATCCGATCCGATCCATTTGGTATTGGCGGATCTGCTTAGGCTAGGCCTTCGTACCCGTATAATCGCATTTCGACCCGACCCATATTTTTACTCTTACGTGGACCCGGTGACGTGACTTCGATGTCAACACTGTTGTTATCACGCGTACGTCCCAAGTAAAAGAATCCAATTGGGCCACGTTTGGTCTTGAAAACCCATTCTACGCTAGACCTAAGGCAATAACTTCTCACACCTGATTATATGTTGCTCACTAAATTACCCTCAGTTCACGTAGTGATATTGACAAATTATGTGGTCCCACTGCGGGGTCAGAAATGAATTCCAATTACATGGCTGGTATCATATGTAGTTGAAAGTAAATATCCGAACAAATAATAAGAGTAAGAGCGGAGGCAGAGCAACCGCAATTGCTTCTCCTCGGCATGGAGAAAACGGGAGATCCCGCGGCTCCGCTCCTTCCGCCTCATTATCCGCCGGCGACGGAGCCGTGTTACGGCGTCCCAGCCGCAGCAGCTGCCCTCCAGGAACCCTACTTCCCGGAACCCCCGGCCTACGTGCTTCTCCCCTTCTAcccccgccgccaccgccgccgcggaCGCTGCCACTGTTGCGGCTCCCTCTTTTCATCCTCCGCCCTCCTCTCGTCGGCCTTCCTCCTCGTCATCCTATGTTCCGCCGCCTTCTTCCTCTGGCCCTCCGACCCCCAGCTAACCGTCGCCCGCCTCCGGTTCGACGACCTCCGCGTCACCCGGTTCCCCTTCGCCACCATTGATGTCGTCCTTAGCGTCGACCTCATGGTCCGTAACCCGGACTTTTTCTCTCTCGACTACCGCTCCATCGTGGTCTCGATCGGGTACCGCGGGAGGCCGCTTGGCTCCGTCACGGCTGACGGCGGCCACGTTAGGGCGCGGGGAGTCTCGTACGTCCACGCCAAGCTCGATCTCGACGGGATCCGCGTGTTGAATGATGCCATCTATCTGATCGAGGATCTCTCTAGGGGATCACTGCCTTTGGACACCGTCACCGAGGTGCAGGGTCGGTTGCGGCTGTTCTTCTTCGACGTCCCCGTTCAGGTACAATTTACGAACGCTTCCTATTGTTCATTAATGTCTCAGCTGTTCCTTGACTTGGTTGCATCTTTTGTTTTATCTTCTCCCATCGATGAATTTGATGTGCCAAAATGATCCTTTGACATCTGATTTTTGTTGTAGGTTTGTAGGATAGGAATTTGATCTAATGAGGATTTTTATTATCTTGATGGATACATATAGAAATCTGAAAAAAAGTTGTAGCTTTCTTAATCCCAAGAAAAAGAATTGTATCTAATTAAATGCTTCAAGAAGCATTTCCCTGACTGTTGTGTGATTTATACTGGTAATCTGTAGATACTTCTCAAAAAACATTGCATACTTCATGTCACTATTGCCTTGTGTTAAGACTTCTAAGATATAGATTTGGAACGTTTATTTTAATAGAGTGTGCGAACCTATTATTACTGATTAAAATGGATGATTGACTTAACATTGTTTGCTCATACAAATCATGTCGAGAAGCCTCTCCAGTGTTGCGATGTGATTGAATATGTTCTTTTGCTCCTTCTCAACCATAAGGGTCATGTGAGGACTAAAAGATAGTCTaggattagaattattaaaaggtGAACTCGAAGCAGTCGTGGATAACATGTGCTATTATAATATTTAGGCAGCAGGGATGATCTGTCACTTAGAGGTGGTCATGGAAAAGATGAAAGGAATTGTTGCCCTGCGCAGAACTTGGAAACATCAGGTTTCTCTGTTGTCCTAGATGCAGGAATTGGGGTCTCAAGGACCAGATTAGTGGCTCAATGAGAACTGCATGTTATTTCATAGCATCAGGACTAAAAACACCGGTTAGGGTGTAGTTGGAAGGGATTATTGCTGGATACTAAGTACAAAGTATGATTTTGATCAAATTAGATGTTTAGATTTAGAGTTCATGCTATAGTTAAACTATCAAGTacagaacacaagaagaagaaactaAATCTGGAATACAAATACAAAAGATGGATACCTAGAGACAACTCGATTACTGCAAACTACTCCGGTTTATGGCAATTGTTCTTCCAGCAGACCTCACACCAATAGTTCTACTGATGGCCTTGGTACAGTATAATAGAAAATTTTCAGGCTTCTTATTACAAAAACCTTGAAAACATTGTGTATATgtgattttttttagtttttttaaatCTAGTTCTAGGAAATTTTAGCCTTAGCCTTTACCCAAAAATTTAGTGGTTGATGGCTAAGATTTTGTACATGACAGCTCATAAAAGGATGAAATATAATGTTCATCCTTTACTAGTATTTCTAGGCTGATTAATTCTCATATATGAAGCATCCTTAGAAACTGCATGAATGCAGTAGAGGCTTGCCAAGCAACTTGCTTATGATTTCTTGATACATGTAATAACTGTAGCATCTGACTTAAAGTATTCATTGCAATCAGGAAGTCTTGAAAATATTTGCATGTTGGTGCTTTCTTTTTAAGTAGATAAAGGAAAGATTTCTTCATGTGATGTCAGAAGTTTAAAATCCAGCAGTTCAAGCTAATAGGCATAAAATATCCAAGCTAATAGTTTCAGGTTGTTATGTCCAATCTATTATTGTATAAAATATCCAAAGATAACTGTCCTCATGAGCAACAAGATAAAAAGGTGGCCTTCCCATGCAGATGGTTGGGTTACTACATAAGAGAGATGTTTTCTGCAGCTACTTCTGAGCTTAAAATGATATATAATTGAGTGCAAATACAGAAATAtgcaaatgcaaccaagtgataTGAGAATTCATGGTAGGGCACATGGAATAGTGATGTAAGAGAGGGAAAGGAAAAAACACAAGGGTAAAGGAGGAGGGAAATGGCATGCCGAAACATGACACCTAACTTGACCATCAAGGATATCGTGTTCCAAAATGACCCCTTTCTTTCCGAATAATGCAAGTATCCAGTTATTCTAAaaggaagaaaattaaaaaaaggcaTCACACATATCCCTGCATGTATGTATTCATTAGGTTGAGAGAGGTGGAGGTTGAGGGATCAAGTTTGATAGCAATTCGGCATGAGAGAAAAAAGTCAGTTTAGATCAACTTTTGGAGAGATTGGTCTGGCCTGAGTTTGATAAGTTGCGGATACAATGGGGGCATTTTGCAAATTGGGTTACCTAACCCATATCATTTACCTGTTATTGGCTGAGCTCCAGTAATGGTGGCTGAGGGATGAAGGTATTTAGAGTTGTTTCATCCCTACAGGGATATACATGATATTTTGAAGTTAAAAGGGATAAATATGATATTTTGCTGTTTTGCAGTGATATTTAGTAAGATATTCCCAGAGTTGTCAAGCTTtaggttgtttttttttttttgtaaatattcATTAGGTATATTCTGGCCTTCGTCTTCCTTGCTAACAAATATTCTCAGCCAGTCAAATTATGTAAGGATACATAATAAGTTAGCTAGAGTCATGCCAAATAGTAATGAACAACAATCTTCACATAGTTTCTTTTCTTCGTTAAAGTAAGATTTAATTGTTTTCTTGTCTATTCATTCTTTAGTACTTTTTGTCTAATCTGAGCATCAATTACCCACTTATCTCTACATTTTCTCAGGGAAATGTTTCGTGTGCATTGAATGTCAATCTAGAAAACCAGGAAGTCATTCGTCAAGACTGCTACTCTGAGGTAAGTTCTTGTCAAGTATGATCAAGTTATCTTATTGTTTTCATGTCTTCGCCTACCATAGGCTTCTGATGTTACATCCTTTCAATTATTCGGTTGTTCAGTGATCTCTGATACTTGAAGTGGAGGATTCAGGTGGATGGTTCAGAAGAATTTGTTTCCTTGTCATGTAAAGATTTTCTGCATGCATCATAATGTATATGAAGTAAAACAAAACATGTATGTGAGATATGAATATTTGTCCagaaaacatataaagaaaagtgttgtaaataaatGGTGCATTTGGCTCTTGTGACTGGTGATTATCTAATGTTGAACTCAGAATTCCTAGCTGAGTGTGTCTTTGTCTTTTGCCGATTGTGACTTTGATACTATTTTCTGGAGGTTGCCCTCTTTGGTAGTTGATTCCATGGCAAGGATGGACTCAGTTCACTAAAACAGAGTATCACCTACCTCAGTGTATGCTGGCCGAAACAAGGACTGAGAAAGTTGATCCTATGTCTCCTCTTCATTCTTGTCTGTGAAATCACTTGTTTTGAATGGCAGTGCTCCGAGGCCAAGATTTCGGTCATCATGTTGGACTGAGGCAGGAGGAGGATGTTGCTGCTCAAGGCCTGTGTTCAGAAGCTGCTCTCACAGGTAAGCTGAACTCTCAAGTTCATCAATGATCACTACATGAAGCTTATATATTTTGACAATTGCAGGTTGCACTGGATATCCTTCTACAAGTATCTCAAATCCAACGACTTCCTTTGCCAGGTAGTGGCCATGGGGGTTGAGCTAGGTCTTTCCAGGTAACCCCTTCTCCATTTTCTCTTTACCTCCTCTCCCTCCTGGTATGCATGAAAATGACACACACTGTTGTTCTCACTTTGCTTCATGCCCCAACATATTAAAGATTTGGTAATGAAGATTCTGTAGCTTCAGTTTGTTCCTGTATTTGATATGCATCTGTTCTTAATGTGTGAAGATCCTTCTTGTTTTGATATGAAATGAGAGATTGCTTGTTTGCCTTGCAATAATAGCTGGAACTTTAGTTGGATTATGTATATTACAACTTTCTCTCAGTCAAGGATTGATATGCATAATATGTTCCACCAAACTGAAGCCACTGGCACATGGTACAATCACATGAATATCAATCACCAGATTGATATTGCTCTACTGACACTATGGAAAAGCATTATTCATATACTTCACTCCCAACAACTAAAATCACTGAAGTCAACTTCACTAATGAGTTAGCATACTCAATTTGAAAATTTTCTCGTCTCTACATCATTCCTTCAATTCTCCAATCAACATGAAGTTATTAGGATTCAGTCACATCTCATCTTACATTTATGGATGGTGGTTATGAGGTTGAGATGGAAGGAAAGATGGTGATGCTATAAACGAAGGGAATACTGGATCATGCCAATTGATAGAGAATCATAGCTCCTGTTAATACTATGGCTCTGCATGTCACATTTACTTATATTTACTTTAATAGAAGTATTTGCAGGAGCATGTTAGAACTTATCACATTTATCTTAGCATTATATATTTCCTATTTTGTGTTTAGCTGTGGTTAATTTATCATTCTTCATAAGCTTTAATACTGTAAAATGTTTCACAGAACTAGTCAATTGACCATAGAGTATGTGTAGTTATAGCATAAGAATTCTCATGGTATCTGTTCTATGCAACTCTGATTCTATCAGCTAAACAAAAGTGAAACACATGAGAGTGCATAGGAAAAGAAAGCTGCTTTTGCCCTTCTACTGGAAAGATTCACATGTCGAGCACTGGCTCTGCAAGTTTGTGAGTTCAAAGTGGAGCTGGTCCAAATGCAATTGTGCAATgacaaaaggaaaagagaaagcaGACAGTGGAAACAAGAGCATGCTGAGCATCTATCTCCTCTTCAAGATCCTTCTCATCACACAGAAATGCCAAAAATGATACTTGAATGTGGCAGTGGAAATGTCTAGAAATGATTTGATCTGGGAGGTGGGTCAAAACCAGATTTGGCATGGCACTACAAGGCTCTTCTGCAAAGCTCTCTGTACCACCAGAGAATGTGAAGGTTGGATGAGACACAAtaatgcagtttgtagatggctgGCTTCTGCATCACCAGCACAGTTATCTGCACTGGTCCACCAGTTTCTTGTATGAGTTGCATAATTTTCTTCGAGAATTCATCCTCATTTCTTGTTAGTTTTTATTGGTGAATAAATTGATAAGAAATTATGCAAAAGATCAATCAGTAACTTGTGTTCTTGAGCACTTGTTGATGGATGCAGAAACCAAAGTAGCAACTTCTTAGCAACAATCAACTTGTCATAGCATCCAACCAGCATGAGAAAGTTCAGATTCACC harbors:
- the LOC103998921 gene encoding uncharacterized protein LOC103998921, which gives rise to MEKTGDPAAPLLPPHYPPATEPCYGVPAAAAALQEPYFPEPPAYVLLPFYPRRHRRRGRCHCCGSLFSSSALLSSAFLLVILCSAAFFLWPSDPQLTVARLRFDDLRVTRFPFATIDVVLSVDLMVRNPDFFSLDYRSIVVSIGYRGRPLGSVTADGGHVRARGVSYVHAKLDLDGIRVLNDAIYLIEDLSRGSLPLDTVTEVQGRLRLFFFDVPVQGNVSCALNVNLENQEVIRQDCYSE